In the genome of Fulvivirga maritima, one region contains:
- a CDS encoding bifunctional 5,10-methylenetetrahydrofolate dehydrogenase/5,10-methenyltetrahydrofolate cyclohydrolase: MSGETIILDGKKVADDIKEEIAEQVTKIVDQGGKRPHLAAILVGDDGASHTYVNNKIKSCKKVGFEYTLLNFPDSISENKLMSEIERINADDDIDGLIVQLPLPEHISSTKVTERIMPEKDVDGFTNLNYGKITSKNPGLMPATPYGIVELLKRYDIDILGKHCVMVGNSRTVGAPMSIIMSYHENATVTVCHIHTKNLEEHTKKADILIVATGKPGLIKGDMVKDGVIVVDVGITRIASDDAPRGYVLKGDVEFDEVAPKSSYITPVPGGVGPMTIASLLLNTLKASQSRAKGKVL; this comes from the coding sequence ATGTCTGGAGAAACTATCATTCTTGACGGTAAAAAGGTTGCCGATGATATTAAAGAGGAGATTGCAGAACAAGTAACAAAAATAGTTGATCAGGGAGGAAAGAGACCTCATTTGGCAGCTATATTAGTAGGAGATGATGGTGCTAGCCATACCTATGTGAATAACAAGATTAAGTCTTGTAAAAAAGTAGGGTTCGAATATACACTGCTGAACTTTCCTGATAGCATAAGCGAAAATAAGCTCATGTCAGAGATTGAGCGTATCAATGCCGATGATGATATTGATGGTTTAATAGTGCAGTTGCCATTGCCAGAGCATATTTCATCTACCAAGGTTACAGAAAGAATAATGCCTGAAAAAGATGTAGATGGTTTTACTAACCTTAATTATGGTAAAATCACCTCTAAAAACCCAGGATTAATGCCTGCTACTCCTTACGGAATTGTTGAGCTATTGAAAAGATATGATATAGACATTCTGGGTAAGCATTGCGTAATGGTGGGTAACAGCCGTACGGTAGGTGCACCCATGAGCATCATTATGTCTTACCATGAAAATGCTACGGTTACAGTTTGTCATATTCACACCAAAAATCTGGAAGAGCATACTAAAAAGGCGGATATCCTTATTGTAGCTACCGGTAAGCCAGGTCTAATTAAAGGAGATATGGTGAAAGACGGAGTGATAGTGGTAGATGTAGGTATTACCAGAATAGCTTCAGATGATGCTCCCAGGGGTTATGTGTTAAAAGGAGATGTTGAGTTTGACGAAGTAGCACCTAAGTCTAGTTATATAACTCCAGTGCCAGGAGGAGTAGGGCCTATGACTATTGCCTCTTTATTGCTTAATACATTAAAAGCATCTCAAAGTAGAGCGAAAGGCAAAGTGCTTTAA
- a CDS encoding methyltransferase: protein MPEDVYGQALLDYHNGTFEPPLLIHNNYGEPEEMPVEVFFREPDDLSDMENYAIELCDGVVLDVGAGAGVHTLMLQDKLHTVALDSSKKACKVMSQRGVRNIVHSDLLKYRPDRKYDTILMLMNGTGILGTLRAFKNFLTFARTLLTENGRIIIDSSDIEYLYEEGEYPDYYYGQVEYQFEYKQEQGELFKWLYIDQDTLQRVAAEVGWATYVVFEGEEDEYLAVLQPFS, encoded by the coding sequence ATGCCAGAAGATGTATATGGTCAAGCATTGCTAGACTATCATAATGGTACGTTTGAGCCACCTCTCCTTATTCATAATAATTACGGAGAGCCCGAAGAGATGCCTGTAGAGGTGTTTTTTAGGGAGCCAGATGATCTATCTGATATGGAGAACTATGCTATAGAATTATGTGATGGTGTAGTGTTGGATGTTGGTGCAGGAGCGGGTGTGCATACCCTTATGTTGCAAGATAAGCTCCATACTGTAGCGCTTGACAGTTCTAAAAAGGCATGCAAAGTGATGAGTCAGCGAGGGGTCAGAAATATTGTACATTCAGACCTGTTGAAGTATCGTCCAGATCGTAAGTATGATACCATCCTGATGCTGATGAACGGAACCGGAATTTTGGGAACACTACGGGCATTTAAAAATTTCCTCACTTTTGCCAGAACGCTACTCACTGAAAATGGCCGTATAATTATAGATTCCAGTGATATTGAATACTTGTATGAAGAAGGAGAATATCCTGACTACTATTATGGACAAGTAGAATATCAGTTTGAATATAAGCAGGAACAAGGAGAACTGTTTAAATGGCTTTATATTGATCAGGATACCTTGCAGCGCGTAGCTGCAGAAGTGGGTTGGGCCACCTATGTGGTGTTTGAAGGGGAAGAAGATGAGTACCTGGCAGTACTTCAGCCGTTTAGTTGA
- a CDS encoding ethanolamine ammonia-lyase subunit EutB, which produces MVYKYTVKNNTYNFVNLRQLMAKASPHRSGDVLAGVAAKTYEERIAAQIVLADVPLKQFLIEHLIDYEKDEVTRLIIDTHHKESFIKVNSFTVGDLRDWLLSEETAGADIANLSPGLTPEMVAAVSKLMRNQELIAVAKKCEVITRFRNTLGLKGCFSTRLQPNHPTDDIKGIAASILDGLMYGSGDAVIGINPASDSPARVRQLLEVLDMFIQKYEIPTQTCVLCHVTTTMEIIEANAPVDLNFQSIAGTEAANKSFGIDLKLLDEALEATRSLKRGTVGDNVMYFETGQGSCLSAGAHHDLDQQTCEVRAYAVARRYSPLLVNTVVGFIGPEYLYDGKQIIRAALEDHFCGKLMGLPMGVDICYTNHAEADQDDMDNLLTLLGVAGCNYIMGVPGADDIMLNYQSTSFHDALYVRQVLGLKPAPEFEKWLLNFGIMDEQGKISSAQSTHLLESLNHL; this is translated from the coding sequence ATGGTTTATAAGTATACTGTAAAAAACAATACCTATAATTTTGTAAACCTAAGGCAGCTGATGGCCAAAGCTTCACCACATCGATCTGGTGATGTGCTGGCGGGTGTGGCAGCTAAAACCTATGAAGAGCGCATTGCAGCCCAGATTGTGCTGGCCGATGTGCCTCTGAAGCAGTTCCTGATTGAACACCTTATTGATTATGAAAAAGATGAGGTGACCCGCCTAATTATAGACACGCATCATAAAGAAAGCTTTATAAAGGTGAATTCTTTTACGGTAGGCGATTTAAGAGATTGGCTGCTTTCTGAAGAAACTGCAGGAGCAGATATTGCTAACCTATCTCCTGGATTAACCCCGGAAATGGTGGCAGCTGTTAGTAAACTTATGCGGAATCAGGAGCTAATAGCGGTTGCTAAAAAATGTGAGGTGATCACCCGCTTTCGTAATACATTGGGTTTAAAGGGCTGTTTTTCTACCCGATTGCAGCCTAATCACCCTACAGATGATATAAAAGGAATAGCCGCTAGTATTTTAGATGGACTGATGTATGGCAGTGGAGACGCGGTAATTGGGATTAACCCCGCTAGTGATAGTCCTGCAAGAGTGAGGCAATTGTTAGAGGTGTTGGATATGTTTATTCAAAAATATGAAATCCCTACCCAGACCTGCGTGCTTTGCCATGTTACTACCACTATGGAAATTATAGAGGCTAATGCGCCGGTAGACCTTAATTTTCAGTCGATAGCGGGGACAGAAGCTGCCAATAAAAGCTTCGGGATTGACCTTAAGCTTTTAGATGAGGCTTTGGAAGCCACTCGCTCTTTAAAACGAGGCACGGTAGGAGATAATGTAATGTACTTTGAAACTGGTCAGGGTAGCTGTCTTTCTGCCGGTGCTCATCATGATCTGGACCAGCAGACCTGTGAAGTAAGAGCTTATGCTGTGGCCAGGAGGTATAGTCCGCTGTTAGTCAATACTGTGGTAGGTTTTATAGGCCCAGAATATCTATATGATGGCAAGCAGATTATAAGAGCGGCCTTAGAAGATCATTTCTGCGGTAAGCTCATGGGCTTGCCTATGGGGGTGGACATCTGCTATACGAATCACGCGGAGGCCGATCAAGATGATATGGATAACCTGTTGACGCTGTTGGGAGTAGCAGGCTGCAATTACATTATGGGCGTTCCTGGTGCCGATGATATTATGCTGAATTATCAGTCTACGTCTTTTCATGATGCCCTGTATGTAAGGCAAGTGCTGGGCTTGAAACCCGCTCCGGAGTTTGAAAAGTGGTTGCTAAATTTTGGCATTATGGATGAGCAAGGTAAGATAAGTAGTGCTCAGTCAACACATCTTTTAGAAAGTCTAAACCATTTATAG
- the lepA gene encoding translation elongation factor 4, with protein sequence MEQIRNFCIIAHIDHGKSTLADRLLQSTGTVTERDMQEQLLDDMDLERERGITIKSHAIQMDYVHEGQTYTLNLIDTPGHVDFSYEVSRSIAACEGALLIVDAAQGIEAQTISNLYLALEHDLEIIPVLNKIDLPSAMPEEVTDEIVNLIGCDPADVIHASAKEGIGIPEILEAIVNRIPAPKGDLQKPLKAMIFDSVFNPFRGIEVYFRVFDGEINKGDKVKFVNTGKTYEADEIGVLKLKQQPKDTIKAGNVGYIISGIKVAKEVKVGDTITHANRPCEAVKGFENVKPMVFAGIYPVETSEFEELRASMEKLQLNDASLIWEPETSAALGFGFRCGFLGMLHMEIVQERLEREFDMTVITTVPSVQFHAVKSDGSIMNINAPSEMPEPNTISHIEEPFIRAQIITKDEFIGNIIGLCMDKRGIIKNQVYLTPERVELTFELPLSEIVFDFFDKLKTLSRGYASLDYELIGFRQSTMVKLDIMLNGDRVDALSAIVHRDKAYEWGKRLCEKLRELIPRQMFEIAIQASIGTKIIARESVKAMRKNVLAKCYGGDITRKRKLLEKQKKGKKRMRQVGNVEIPQEAFMAVLKLD encoded by the coding sequence ATGGAGCAAATAAGAAACTTTTGTATAATAGCCCATATTGACCACGGTAAAAGTACTCTGGCCGACAGGCTTTTACAATCAACAGGAACTGTAACCGAACGAGATATGCAGGAACAGTTGCTTGATGATATGGATTTGGAGCGCGAACGTGGTATTACTATTAAAAGTCATGCTATTCAGATGGACTATGTTCATGAAGGGCAGACTTATACCTTGAACCTGATAGACACTCCAGGACACGTAGACTTTTCCTATGAAGTGTCACGATCTATTGCAGCTTGCGAAGGCGCCCTGCTCATAGTAGATGCAGCTCAGGGAATTGAAGCTCAGACTATTTCTAACCTTTATCTGGCTTTAGAGCACGATCTGGAAATAATTCCTGTGCTTAATAAAATTGACTTGCCTAGTGCTATGCCCGAAGAGGTTACTGATGAGATCGTTAACCTGATTGGTTGTGATCCTGCTGATGTTATTCATGCCAGTGCTAAAGAGGGAATAGGTATTCCAGAGATATTAGAGGCAATTGTAAACAGAATACCAGCGCCGAAAGGCGATCTTCAAAAACCATTAAAAGCCATGATCTTTGACTCTGTATTTAATCCATTCAGAGGAATAGAAGTATACTTTAGGGTTTTTGATGGTGAGATAAATAAAGGCGACAAAGTTAAATTTGTCAATACAGGCAAAACCTATGAGGCGGATGAAATTGGGGTACTAAAACTCAAGCAGCAGCCTAAAGATACTATTAAGGCCGGAAACGTAGGCTATATCATTTCAGGTATAAAGGTGGCCAAAGAAGTGAAAGTGGGGGATACCATCACCCATGCCAACAGACCATGCGAAGCGGTAAAAGGTTTTGAAAACGTAAAACCAATGGTGTTTGCTGGTATTTATCCTGTAGAGACTAGTGAGTTTGAAGAGTTGAGGGCGTCTATGGAGAAGCTTCAGCTTAATGATGCCTCACTTATTTGGGAACCAGAAACATCAGCGGCCCTGGGTTTTGGTTTCAGATGTGGTTTCCTGGGTATGCTGCATATGGAGATTGTGCAAGAGAGGCTAGAGCGTGAGTTTGATATGACAGTGATTACCACTGTGCCTTCAGTGCAGTTTCATGCAGTAAAAAGTGATGGATCGATAATGAATATTAATGCTCCTTCTGAAATGCCGGAGCCAAATACCATTTCTCATATTGAAGAGCCATTTATCCGTGCTCAGATAATCACTAAAGATGAGTTTATAGGTAATATTATTGGCCTTTGTATGGATAAGAGAGGTATTATCAAAAATCAGGTTTACTTAACTCCGGAAAGGGTAGAGCTTACCTTTGAGCTTCCTTTATCGGAAATTGTATTCGACTTTTTTGATAAACTCAAGACACTTTCCAGAGGTTATGCCTCATTAGATTACGAGCTAATCGGCTTCAGGCAATCAACCATGGTTAAGCTTGATATTATGCTTAATGGAGATAGAGTAGATGCTCTTTCAGCCATTGTGCATAGAGATAAAGCCTATGAGTGGGGTAAAAGATTGTGTGAGAAGTTGAGGGAACTTATTCCTCGTCAGATGTTTGAGATCGCTATTCAGGCCTCTATCGGCACTAAGATTATAGCCAGAGAATCAGTGAAGGCCATGAGAAAGAACGTATTGGCCAAATGTTATGGTGGTGATATTACCCGTAAGAGAAAACTTCTTGAGAAACAGAAGAAAGGTAAGAAGCGTATGAGACAGGTGGGTAACGTAGAGATACCTCAGGAAGCATTTATGGCTGTATTGAAATTAGATTAA
- a CDS encoding DUF4924 family protein, with translation MNIAENKKQNNISEYIIYMYQTEDLIRVYEFDIELIKQYVIKHFPVSDEEKTEMAEWYKDIMAQMEKEGIKEKGHLSTVQNHVDQLSRMMDDLKTSDEEFKKIYEHTAPYIKESLELAHGQITDEIQICLNGIYGLLLARMNGREVPQELMPGINAFGDTLSYLSYKYKQKNFLSDN, from the coding sequence ATGAACATAGCCGAAAATAAAAAACAGAACAACATTTCAGAATATATTATTTACATGTATCAGACCGAAGATCTGATCAGGGTCTATGAATTTGATATTGAACTTATAAAACAGTATGTAATTAAGCATTTCCCGGTTAGTGATGAAGAAAAGACTGAAATGGCCGAATGGTACAAGGACATTATGGCTCAGATGGAAAAGGAAGGGATAAAAGAAAAAGGCCATTTATCTACCGTTCAGAATCATGTAGATCAGCTCTCTAGAATGATGGATGATTTAAAAACCAGCGATGAAGAATTTAAAAAGATCTATGAGCATACCGCACCTTATATAAAAGAAAGCCTTGAATTGGCTCACGGCCAAATTACTGATGAAATTCAAATTTGCTTAAATGGTATTTACGGATTATTGCTTGCTCGCATGAATGGTCGTGAAGTACCTCAGGAGCTTATGCCTGGCATCAATGCTTTTGGCGACACCCTTTCCTACTTAAGTTATAAGTATAAGCAGAAGAATTTTTTGAGTGATAATTAG
- the eat gene encoding ethanolamine permease, which translates to MNHQSEEPGLRKVLRPVHLWAIAVGLVISGEYFGWNYGWGVSGTVGFLIATLIVTLMYVTFIFSFTELTSSIPHAGGPFAYSYRAFGFMGGFIAGYATLIEFLFAPPAIALALSSYLHFLHPAIPILPTSIACFVVFIGINLLGIKESAVFSLVVTLLAVAELMLYMGLVAPDFKVDTFMSEPMPFGWSGVFAALPFAIWFYLAIEGVAMVAEEVKEPKRNIPKGYIYSLITLVLLALGVMVLTGGVTSWRNLSDIDYPLPEALSVVLGKDNSWTKLFASIGLFGLIASFHGIIIGYSRQLFALARAGYLPPVLGKVNKKFRTPHWALVAGGVVGCVALLSGTTDQVIIMSVLGALVMYIISMVSLFVLRKKEPELERPFKAPFYPWFPAIALLLCCISLVAIIWYNPFLSLIFFLALIIIMLIYVVLGKHKSKIKADLLLEKEL; encoded by the coding sequence ATGAATCATCAGTCCGAAGAACCCGGTCTAAGGAAAGTGTTGCGTCCGGTCCATTTGTGGGCTATTGCTGTAGGCCTCGTTATTTCAGGAGAATATTTTGGGTGGAACTATGGCTGGGGTGTGTCTGGCACGGTTGGCTTTCTCATAGCCACGCTCATAGTTACCCTTATGTATGTCACCTTTATTTTTAGCTTTACCGAGCTTACCTCATCTATACCTCATGCCGGAGGTCCATTTGCCTACTCTTATCGTGCCTTTGGCTTTATGGGAGGGTTTATTGCGGGCTATGCCACTTTAATAGAATTCTTATTTGCTCCGCCAGCTATTGCTTTAGCGCTTAGTAGTTATCTGCATTTTCTGCATCCTGCCATACCTATTTTACCCACTTCTATTGCTTGTTTTGTCGTTTTTATAGGCATTAACCTATTAGGAATCAAGGAGTCAGCGGTATTTTCATTGGTAGTCACGTTGCTGGCTGTGGCTGAGCTTATGTTGTATATGGGCTTAGTGGCTCCTGATTTTAAGGTAGACACTTTTATGAGCGAACCTATGCCTTTTGGTTGGTCTGGAGTGTTTGCTGCTTTGCCATTCGCTATATGGTTTTACCTGGCCATAGAAGGAGTGGCTATGGTGGCGGAAGAAGTGAAAGAGCCCAAAAGGAACATCCCGAAAGGATATATTTATAGTCTTATTACACTGGTTTTACTGGCGCTGGGAGTCATGGTGCTCACTGGCGGCGTAACCAGCTGGAGAAATTTGAGTGATATTGATTATCCCCTTCCAGAAGCGCTAAGTGTAGTTTTAGGCAAAGATAATTCGTGGACCAAGCTATTTGCGAGTATTGGCTTATTCGGATTAATAGCCTCTTTTCATGGTATAATTATAGGTTATTCAAGGCAGCTGTTTGCTTTAGCAAGGGCTGGTTATCTACCTCCTGTGTTAGGCAAGGTGAATAAAAAATTTAGAACTCCACACTGGGCTTTGGTAGCTGGTGGAGTAGTTGGCTGTGTGGCTTTGCTATCGGGAACTACTGATCAGGTAATAATAATGAGTGTGCTGGGAGCTTTGGTAATGTATATTATAAGTATGGTGAGTCTTTTTGTATTACGAAAAAAAGAGCCTGAACTCGAAAGACCTTTTAAAGCACCATTTTACCCTTGGTTTCCGGCTATTGCCTTGCTGCTTTGCTGTATTAGTCTGGTGGCCATCATTTGGTATAATCCATTTCTTAGTTTGATTTTCTTTCTGGCACTGATCATTATCATGCTTATTTATGTTGTATTAGGAAAGCATAAAAGCAAGATAAAGGCAGACTTGTTATTAGAAAAGGAACTCTAA
- the thiL gene encoding thiamine-phosphate kinase, producing MSEKRTEIGQLGEFGLIDRLSENFTKTNSETALGIGDDAALIDSGDHYTVLSTDMLLEGIHFDLSFMPLQHLGYKAVAVNVSDIAAMNATPKQITISLGLSNRFSVEAVEELYRGVKAACESFNVDLVGGDTTSSGSGLVISVTAVGVADKDKISKRSGAQVDDVICVTGDLGGAYMGLQVLEREKQVFLSNPNMTPQLDKYDYIVQRQLKPEARMDIIHELKDLKVVPSAMIDISDGLASELFHISKQSQVGMRIFEDKLPIDKQTYDTGYELNIDATTATLNGGEDYELLFTVSKVDMEKLKKHPDIHFIGDVQELSAGNIMITKGEREVALQAQGWNHFNQ from the coding sequence ATGAGCGAAAAACGAACAGAAATAGGCCAGTTAGGTGAGTTTGGGCTAATTGATAGATTAAGTGAGAATTTCACAAAAACGAATAGCGAAACGGCTTTGGGTATTGGTGATGATGCAGCCCTGATAGATAGCGGAGATCATTATACCGTGCTTTCTACTGATATGCTGTTAGAAGGAATTCATTTCGACCTATCATTTATGCCATTGCAGCATTTGGGGTATAAGGCGGTAGCTGTAAATGTATCTGACATTGCTGCTATGAATGCCACTCCAAAGCAAATTACCATAAGCCTCGGCTTGAGTAACAGGTTTTCTGTAGAAGCTGTAGAAGAGCTTTATAGAGGAGTGAAGGCTGCTTGTGAAAGCTTCAATGTAGATTTAGTGGGTGGAGATACTACTTCTTCTGGTAGCGGACTGGTAATTTCTGTAACCGCAGTAGGAGTAGCTGATAAGGACAAGATATCTAAAAGAAGTGGTGCTCAGGTAGATGATGTGATTTGTGTTACTGGTGATTTAGGAGGCGCTTACATGGGCTTGCAGGTGCTAGAGAGAGAAAAACAGGTGTTTTTATCTAACCCTAACATGACACCTCAGCTAGATAAATATGATTATATAGTGCAAAGGCAATTAAAGCCTGAGGCCAGAATGGACATCATACATGAATTGAAAGATTTAAAAGTGGTGCCTTCGGCGATGATTGATATTTCTGATGGTCTGGCTTCAGAGCTGTTTCATATCAGTAAGCAATCTCAGGTTGGTATGAGAATTTTTGAAGATAAATTGCCTATTGATAAGCAGACTTATGATACCGGTTATGAGCTGAATATTGATGCTACTACCGCTACCTTAAATGGAGGAGAAGATTATGAGCTGCTTTTTACAGTGTCTAAAGTTGACATGGAAAAGCTGAAAAAGCATCCTGATATTCACTTTATAGGAGATGTACAAGAGCTAAGTGCAGGTAATATTATGATTACTAAAGGTGAAAGAGAAGTGGCACTACAGGCTCAAGGCTGGAATCACTTTAATCAGTAA
- the eutC gene encoding ethanolamine ammonia-lyase subunit EutC — protein sequence MDKPAPNNQPDQWKNLKEYTSARIVLGRNGTSIPLKESLAFQMAHAHARDAVYSHLDIEKLKAEVEALPQQVICVSSKVENREQYLKRPDLGKFLNDASAKKLDEINHSGFDVVIILADGLSSSAVNKHAVPLLKELLPKLQEAHKTVAPIIIAEQSRVALADDIGERLHAGLSLILIGERPGLSSPESLGAYLTYKPNKGLTDESRNCISNIRPNGLVYPAAADKIFYIIQEAFSKKISGVKLKDNMGNLNA from the coding sequence ATGGATAAACCTGCGCCTAATAATCAACCAGACCAATGGAAGAACTTGAAAGAATATACTTCAGCCCGAATAGTTTTAGGTAGAAATGGCACTAGCATACCTTTGAAAGAGTCGTTGGCTTTTCAAATGGCTCATGCACATGCCAGAGATGCCGTTTATTCTCATTTAGATATTGAAAAGCTAAAAGCGGAGGTGGAGGCCTTGCCTCAGCAGGTGATTTGTGTAAGCAGTAAGGTCGAAAATAGAGAGCAATATTTAAAACGGCCTGATTTAGGCAAATTTTTAAATGATGCCTCTGCTAAGAAATTAGATGAAATTAATCATTCAGGCTTTGATGTGGTGATCATCCTGGCAGATGGGCTTTCATCTTCAGCAGTGAATAAGCATGCCGTGCCACTATTAAAAGAGTTGCTGCCAAAGCTGCAAGAGGCTCATAAAACAGTCGCTCCCATAATAATCGCAGAGCAAAGCAGGGTGGCCCTTGCAGATGATATTGGAGAGCGATTACATGCCGGGCTATCGCTCATACTTATAGGAGAAAGGCCAGGGTTAAGCTCCCCGGAGAGCCTGGGTGCCTACCTAACCTACAAGCCTAATAAAGGCCTTACTGATGAAAGTAGAAACTGTATTTCTAATATCAGACCTAATGGCTTGGTATACCCCGCCGCCGCAGATAAAATCTTTTATATTATTCAGGAGGCCTTTTCTAAGAAAATATCTGGCGTAAAACTCAAAGACAATATGGGGAATCTCAATGCCTGA
- a CDS encoding acyl carrier protein phosphodiesterase: MNLLAHAYLSGDNTQILVGNLIGDFVKGKRYEQYEGDLQKGILLHRQIDEYTDTHPIVIQSKRRLSEKYRHYSGVIVDLFYDYFLASQWQKHHHTSLEQFSAQVYESLKTLSEHIPKKANEMFGYMERGNWLLNYREVKGIDSALTGLSHRTKFLSKMEQAADDLVASKEEFKEEFDEFFPQIKAFTEEWMRHN; encoded by the coding sequence ATGAATCTTCTTGCACACGCTTATTTATCCGGAGATAACACTCAGATTCTGGTAGGAAACCTTATCGGGGACTTTGTGAAAGGGAAAAGGTATGAGCAATATGAAGGCGACTTACAAAAAGGAATTTTACTCCATCGACAGATCGACGAATACACTGACACCCACCCAATAGTCATCCAAAGCAAACGTCGTCTTTCTGAAAAGTACAGGCACTACAGCGGTGTAATAGTAGATCTGTTTTATGATTACTTTCTGGCCTCTCAGTGGCAAAAGCATCACCACACCAGTTTAGAACAGTTTTCCGCACAGGTATATGAATCTTTAAAAACTTTATCTGAACATATTCCCAAAAAGGCCAATGAAATGTTTGGCTACATGGAGCGAGGCAACTGGTTACTTAACTATAGGGAGGTTAAAGGCATAGACAGTGCCTTAACAGGACTTTCTCACAGAACAAAATTTCTTTCTAAAATGGAGCAAGCGGCAGATGACCTAGTAGCCTCTAAGGAAGAATTTAAAGAGGAATTTGATGAATTTTTCCCTCAGATAAAAGCCTTCACTGAAGAGTGGATGCGCCATAACTAA
- a CDS encoding metal-dependent hydrolase family protein, whose protein sequence is MKKIYLLLLSLLMANVLYAQKTLIYCGNLIDGKSDKVQQEMTIVVVADEIVEVKKGYAKPVSGDQIIDLKDKTVLPGLMDMHVHLEGEASPTSYIDEFKLNEADIAFNATVYAKRTLMAGFTTVRDLGGSGVNTALRDAINSGKVVGPKIYSAGKSIATTGGHADPTNSYRHDLMGDPGPHDGVINGPYEARKAVRQRYKNGADVIKITATGGVLSVAKDGSGPQFQMDELEAIVQTANEYGMITAAHAHGAEGMKRAVQAGITSIEHGTLMTPEIMDLMKEKGTYYVPTISAGKFVAEKAKIDGFYPALVVPKALAIGPKIQSTFAEAYKRGVKIAFGTDAGVFPHGDNGKEFGYMVEVGMPSMKAIQSATIIPAQMLKIDQKYGSIEKGKKADIIAVNENPLKNIHTMEDVVFVMKGGEVFKR, encoded by the coding sequence ATGAAAAAGATCTACCTACTCCTATTGAGCTTATTGATGGCGAATGTTCTCTATGCTCAAAAAACATTGATTTATTGTGGAAACCTGATAGATGGCAAAAGTGACAAGGTGCAGCAGGAGATGACTATTGTGGTGGTTGCTGATGAGATTGTAGAAGTAAAAAAGGGGTATGCTAAGCCAGTCTCAGGAGATCAAATCATCGATTTAAAAGATAAAACAGTTTTGCCAGGACTGATGGATATGCATGTTCACCTGGAGGGGGAAGCCAGCCCAACTTCTTATATTGATGAATTTAAGTTAAATGAGGCTGATATCGCTTTTAATGCCACAGTATATGCTAAGCGTACTCTGATGGCAGGGTTTACTACCGTTAGAGATCTGGGTGGAAGCGGAGTTAATACAGCTTTAAGAGATGCTATTAATTCAGGCAAAGTAGTTGGACCTAAAATATATTCTGCAGGTAAGTCTATAGCCACCACCGGCGGCCATGCCGACCCTACTAATAGTTACAGGCATGATCTGATGGGAGACCCAGGGCCGCATGACGGTGTTATTAATGGGCCTTATGAAGCAAGAAAAGCGGTACGCCAGAGATATAAAAATGGAGCAGATGTGATAAAAATAACTGCTACAGGAGGTGTGCTGAGTGTTGCTAAAGATGGTTCTGGCCCTCAATTTCAAATGGATGAGCTAGAGGCCATTGTACAAACGGCTAATGAATATGGAATGATCACCGCGGCGCACGCGCATGGAGCTGAGGGGATGAAACGTGCCGTACAGGCAGGGATTACTTCTATTGAGCATGGTACCCTGATGACTCCTGAAATTATGGATTTGATGAAAGAAAAAGGCACCTATTATGTGCCTACCATTTCGGCCGGCAAGTTTGTAGCGGAAAAGGCAAAAATTGATGGTTTTTATCCTGCGCTGGTAGTGCCTAAAGCATTGGCTATTGGCCCGAAGATACAAAGCACCTTTGCTGAAGCTTATAAAAGAGGTGTTAAAATTGCTTTTGGTACAGATGCAGGAGTATTCCCTCATGGAGATAACGGAAAGGAATTTGGGTATATGGTGGAGGTGGGCATGCCTTCGATGAAGGCTATTCAGTCGGCAACCATAATTCCTGCACAAATGCTTAAAATTGATCAGAAATACGGCTCTATTGAAAAGGGTAAAAAGGCAGACATAATAGCTGTGAATGAAAATCCATTAAAAAATATCCACACTATGGAAGACGTGGTGTTTGTGATGAAAGGTGGAGAGGTGTTTAAGAGGTAG